The Scatophagus argus isolate fScaArg1 chromosome 4, fScaArg1.pri, whole genome shotgun sequence DNA window AGTGAAGCCGGCCACATAGGAGAGAGCGTCTTCCTCCTGAATAACAAGAGGAGTCCGAACAGATGCTTCACCGGGACATCAGAGTGTCTGTGTCGTCAGAGGTGATGTCGTGATGCTCACCTTGATGTGTTTGCCTCTTCGTCCGATCACAAAGGCCAGCTCCACTTCCCAGTCAACCTCCTTCAGTCAGACAAAAGATGAAGCAAACACAGGGTCCCAGAGACACAACTAAACAGCTACACACCGGTTCTCAGCGGGTTTGTAGTTTGACAAAATGGTAACGTAAGATATACTCAGAACGGTCATTATGCATTTTTGAAAGTGTTGTCCCATGATGCAATGCACAAAGGGAAAGGAAGTGCCTGCCTTGCCTTTGTGCATTGTATCGTGGAACAAAATTGTACTCATGCCTGTGAAAAATTTTAACATGCCCCAAATGTTGGTGAGACGGCTCCAAAATGTTCAAACTTCAAATTAAACTTGTACATGAAAACAAACCCCAGAAGAATTAGATCGTTGAGTTTGACACCTGGCTCCATCATTTCCTGTGAGAATAAACAGTAAAGTATGGACGGCTGCAAAACATGAGAGACACTAACACACAACGGCAATCTCTCTGTATTATATGCCCGAAATaaaagtgcacaaaaaaaaaaatctacaaagtgACTGGATGTTACTAAACCGTAACTTATTTCATGAATATTCTTAAATAAATTTGACccttatttcaaaataaagattaaTTGCTCAAGAGACCCTCAAGTGCTCCTATTAACAaggatttcatttttataaagtGGTACAAATCTACAATAAATTATCTTATTTCTCGAGGTCAAGCTTCTAACAATTTTCCATAACTTTAACCAAAAAGAGTTTTGCCCAGACACTGTTACAGACAATTACTCAAATGTAAGTCACTCgcttgttaaaatgttaaaatgggCGTATGAAATCTTGGGATCACTTCTGATACCAATCTAAAATTTCCACTCAGTGTAAAATATCtggtttggtttgcttttttttcctgtttttttttttatatataaactAAGGAATATTGCAAAATTACATATTAACTTCAATGCTGCAACATAAATCACACGTTATGCTGGCTTTGGCCTTTTTCCAATGGTTTCCTGTTACaggatttattttaaagcatCACAATTGACACACAAGGTACTACACCTAAGGACCTAAGGAGTTTTTGTGTCCAGTGGCCACTTGGAGGAGCCTCAGGTGTTCAGAGCAGAGACTATTTAGGCTCCTTGACCCTTGAAAAAAATCTCCCACAACATGACAAGGAAACTAAAATAACCTTTAAAAAgcacctgaaaacacaattGTTTCCTTCTATTgtcctctcttgtctctttttcttgaTCTCACCTGGCTCTCCGAGGGCAGGAGGATGTCATCATATGGACCCGTGATGGCGCTGGGGAATTTGCTGAAGATGATTGGTTCTTTGGGGATCGGGGCATTCTGCTCCAGGCAGTGGTCCCGGTAGTTCATACCCACACAGACCACCTTCTCCGGGGCCAAAACAGGAGAGAGTAGCTGGATGTCAGATCGCTCCAGCACACACTGGCCAGACAACAAGgctctgaggaagaggaggtggacgAAGATGAGGACATGATGATTTAAAAGAAGGTCGTGTGAAGAGCAAGactgtgatgatggtgatgtaGGCAGAACATGATGAAGGGTAAGCTGTGGGGACAAAGAGGATGCAGGAGGATGATCGATCGACGCTAGAAGGTATGTTCATTAGGGAAGGGACACTGATGGTGATTTAAGAAATGACAGTTgatttgcaaacaaaatgatgacacacactctgttttaCAATGAGCTGTGATTTGTGAAAACAACTGAACCAGGACGGGATGTTAATTTAGGAAGGTGGCGATGATTTAAGATTGATAATTTGGAAACAGGATGAAGGATTTAAATGACTCAGGGAGCTTGATGATTTCAGAGATGACTGGAGATGATTCACATAGGGAAGGAGTGGAGATTTAAGAACAGGATGGCAACCGTGAATTTAATTTAACTAGAGGATGTTGAGGAGGACGAAGACACGgattttagaagaagaaaatcgTAATTAATGAAAACCAAGTACGtaacgtgtttgtgtgttgataCCTCTGTGCACACTCCAGACCCTTTTctcccagctgcagcagctccctcATCGTTGAGGGCATGGCGGGGTCAAACGCCCTCAGATCCACCACGCCCAGTCCCTCACCTTGCTCCACTCCCACTCTGATGCCACCGCTGTCACCACGGCGATGAAACTGCACCAGACGCATCGCTGCACCACTCAAGGCTCGCCGCTGTGGGTTTACTGTTTGCCTCTGAGAGAATAAACTCCTGAAGATGCAGATGGAGTGAAGGGAAATTCTCATCTGTGGGAGGACAAAGGAAGTGAATGTgatgaaggaagaagaggaaggagaacaGATGACGTGtgacagacaagcagagagaaaattaGTAGTGTGGTAGTGTCTTCAACATTTATTTCCTTACTCTATTGAGAAATCCTTCACATCAAGAGACAAGGTCTccatttgtgattattttttcaattaatcagTGAATTGTTAGTCTGTTAGATGTCATAAAATAGTGGAAGGCGCCCTTTACTTTCCTGTCAGTTAGTACAGTTGACTTATTTACTGACAGTTTACTAATTACATGACCTTTCCACgtcacacagagcagaggaagctgAAAACTGACACATACTGAAAACCAGCCAtgttctgtttaaataaagaagaaaagttcTGCAATTTACCAGACCTGGTCAGGAAATCTGTGAATTGACATTGACATTTATGTTCTTAAATTCTCAATTTTGTGAGAAGTCAAACAAAAAGGCGAAACGTGAACTGCACCGAAACTATTTTGGACAAATCCAAATTATGCCTGGTATGACGCACAGTTATCGTTCCGTGCTATCACTTGATAAGAGAGCTGGAACTCATGATAACCACATAAGAAAAGCACgaacacagctgcagcagcggATAACTTCAGCCTACCTGCAGCTCGACCTGTAGCTTTGAAGTGTTGCTTATGAAACACGTTCAAGAGGACTGTGACACCGTAACTTGCAACTGAATAACCAGGACAGTTGCGCACTTTGTACTGGCTCTGATAATACTCACCTCTCAGGTTCTGCTAGAACTGCCACTACTTTTAACTACTTCCGGTTAGAGTTTGTAGTTCATAAGGTCAGTTCTGTGAAGAGTGAAATAAATTGCTCACCCGAAGCTAACAGCCGAAGTTAGCCATAATTGTTATTAAGGTTAGGGTTATCatataaatgattaattgcTATATTGGTaatataatcatttttaatgttgcttTCCGCATTCGTTGAATCAGTTCTAAAAACTACAATTCCCTAATGCACCCGTAAATGCGCCTTAACGTGCATCGGGATATTGGCGACTTCAGCTTATGGACAAAATGATACTTAGCTACCGTAAATATCATTATGATCACCTTTATGGATAACAGAGCTAAGTACACGCTTTAAATACTTCCACTTGAAAGAAGTAACTGCTTTATATTTCAAGTAACTTCATTAAAGTTCTTAAATAGCAATTTACTTCCCAAATTGCCGTAATTACGAGCTACGATAATCACGTGAAGGTAGCACGTGTGCAACTTAACGGGTCATGTGATCAACCGGAGCTGTGAAGGGAAGGATCCGTTGTTAGCGGCTATCAGGTGTCTCTTTCACCCTGAAGACACCGGGAAGGGAGGACCAAAATGTGCACCAGGTGAGATTATTGGCTGCTTTAATTTTACCTGCCCGGCTTTCGTTTCGTTTTCTCAGGTGTGCTTTGTGCATGCAGAGGAGACTCTCACAGAGGGTTTTGTTTAATAGTATActtcccccccacacacacacggcttTGTTTTCTCCAGCTGGTTAAATGTCGTAAATGTGTGATAGCAAGCCGAATgcttcatttgttcattcattcacagcTCAGAGTGGAAAGATCTCATCTTCTCGCGTTGCTTAACATATTTGATCTTTACTGGGTTCAGTTTCCACCAAATCGGTTCATGGTCATGTTAAATTTCACTTTTGGTTTTACTAGACTGCGTTTTCTAGTGTCATGTGATGCCAGGAATGAATGCTGATCTGATTCAGGTTTGGTCAGTTAACAGGTACGATCATGATACGctgcaaactgttttttttttttgctcttggGCACAAAGCTTTGATTTGACTATAAAAGAACCCCTACTttcaaacagctgaaatgaaagcagtgtTGCAAGTTTCCACACTTTGACCCCATCGTTAACCTGCATTATAAACTGACAGGAGCCCAGTCACTTCACTCTGTCTGAGATGCAGTGTCAGCACTGTCTGCTTATATAACAGGAAATAAGTCTGTGTTTcgtttttctcttcctctgtctagCGTCCAGCCTATTGAGTGGACCACCAACCTCCAGGACCAGAAGTGAGTTTGCAGAAACGCTGAGCTTCCTCTTTGGTTGTCACGGTTGCTAGTAAGTTATTTTGTGCATGTGAACAGACGGTTGTGACAGATGATGgtgttgggttttgttttgttttgtttttccttagtTTTGATGGCATCCTGTTGGTGACCCAGAGCCATGACACTCTGCCTGCAGAGCTCGAGTCCCTGAAAGCACCACTGCAGGACTACAGCTCTGTAAGTCTCTGTCCTTCAACTTTCCAATCCTGTAAAAGCTTAGATTTTCTCACCTGACCTTCCACACCcagaacatgaaaaagacaTATACACTGTGGAACTGAAGGTATTACAATTTTGGTCAAAAAGAAATGTAAGTGCTTTTCAAATTCATGCAGTGTGGGGATTGATGAGATGTGAGACCTTCTGAATCAAATTAGGATTAGAATTCAGATTTCCCACCTAGCGATGGTCGCAACCCACCCCAAAAGATAAACAGGTCATGGGACTATCTGACTGACAGGataagaaagcagaaaaaaatattagatgTTGCTCAAAACTTTGCATTTGTCTTGTGAATTACCAGATACGTACTGTACAGCCAGTGACAACGGGACATGTAGGTAATAAGTCAAAACATGCACTATAGGACCAAACAGTGTCACCTTTCCACTACTGCAAACAAAGATGGACTGTGCAGATGAGATTGTGAAGATTTTATTCTTTCTCCCATCATTTTGCTTCCAAATCTCAGAATAAGAAGAGGTGATGTAGCATGTTATCTAGTGGTGCTTCCAGTTTTCCTGTGCGGTGTTACTTTGCATATCTGCTGTCCCTCTAGGTGGACAGCGGTCTTGGGGAGGAGGTGGTTGTCCTGAAGGTCCCTGGTTTCCCTGGTAACCGCCTGGTGTTTGCCTCCACCGGCCCAGTGAACCGCGACTACGATGATGTCAGGCGCTTCAGCGACGCTGCAGTCAACGGCATCAAACGGTCTGATTTTTCCCACTTTAGtctctcacatttttcttgGTTCATCTCTGTTATTTCCTTTGCCGTCTTGCTCATCTGTGTGTCCTTTCAGGGCCTTGAAAGCTGGCatgcagcgccccctgctggtctgCCCTCCTCACAAGGACTATAAGAACAGCACGATGGTGGCTGCACTCGGGGCGCTTCAGGCTCTCTACATGGTGAAAAAGCACACTAACTCATTCTTATCCAGGGCCTGTGCACAGACTCTGTTCACACTTAGCACTTCATGCATATAGGATGATCTAACCACAGGTGGAGAGGTTTAAAGGAGAACTCCACCAGTTTTAAGTTTCATTCACAAGTCATGTGAAGAACATTCAAATACACTGCAAATAACAGTTATGTAATGTGCTTTGTGGCAAGTTTTGCTAGTCAGATTATAATATGCTATTGGTgacattatgggaaatgtgaaATCCAGTGTTTCTGGAGTTGTTCCATACCAGGACAAAAAGTCAGTATATTTTAGCTTCTGATGGACAGATCAGATTTTCTACCATTCTTTTGCAAGTCCGTCTTCTGTCAGTACTCAGCTTTATGGCAGTGGAATACTAAATTGCTGCAGAATTTCTCTCAAGTTGCAGGGgtagattttgttattttgtaatgCGGTTGGTGACCACAGTGAGGCCAatcttttgtcagttttgtaaTATGCATTTTAGGGTTGGGTGGGTTGTCAGTTTTGCCAGTCAGGTGAAATAACTTAAAGCAGTTTAATGACATGCAAACCAACTGAACCAGCATTTGTCAGGTGTAGATGAAGGGAGCCAGCTGCATGGAGGGAGTTAGCAGGAGCCCTGGGATGGCCCGGTTAGTTCAGGGCCACAGGGAGGTGCTCccctgtgttttgttgtgattcACAAGAGGTGAGAGTTGTGCGCTCTGCAACTATACCACTGACTGATATCCACAAGAGAGAACGCTTATCAGTAATGACTTGGTGCAGGCTATGTCGTCTAGCACCGTGTGACATGCTACAACGCTTCAGTGTGAAGCCTGGTTCGGAGGTTACGGCAACATGCTGTTAGTAAAAATCAACATTCCCTGTATCCGTTTCAAGTCTAAAGCCCTCTAGCATTTTAGTGTGCAGAAACACTTAATTTCTTAACATCTGCAGGAATGTGTTCCCGTGTGCACTTGAAATGTGGCTCCTGCCATCGTTTCTCACTAGAATGAAGTTTTATCTCTTGTTGTGATAATGATTTTTTCCCTGATGGACTGTGGCGCTGCTACATGGGAGATGAAATAGAGCAGCTGCTGCGTCAAGTGCGACACCCAATAGTAAAATACCATATACCGGTTCAGTGTTTGACATAACCTCAAACCAGTGTGAACATCTTTACACCTGCCCAAGCCTAATGCACATAAAATGAATACTATACCCCAATATTTCAAGGATGTGAAGTCGCTCCAGATGTTTTCCAGGCCCCTGCAGTCTTTATACCCACATGTATGGAAATATAAGATGCTAGCTCTGTGCCTGGCAACAATAGACTCACTTGTTATGATCTTCTTTCCCCACAAAAGCCCCTGGAAGTGAGGGAGTGCAATGTAAAACCTGCTGACTACaaggtgtgtgtgctggggcTGTGGGCAGCAGATGAGGCAGAGGCACAGAGACTGGTGAAGCTGGCTAATGCTCTGGAGAGCGGTCGGTGGGTCACATATTTATCCCTAATGTTCTGCTACAGATTCCTCACGTTGTGCTGTTTGCATGTTCAACCAGCTGTCCTGTTTCCCCTCCTCAGACTGGCGTGTCGTGACATCGGTGGCTCAGATCCTGAACGCATGGCTGCTCCCCGTGTGGCTGATTACGTCCAGGAACTCTTCAAGGACAGCCCTGTGAAGGTAGCAAGAAAAATGACGCAAATCACACAatcctctttgttgtttttgttttttttgttgttttttttacgtAAGGAGAGCATCAGCAGGCTCCTTGTATTCCTCCTAACACCAAGGAAAATGCGTAGAAATTGTTTCAGTCACAGTCCAGGACaattgtgtgggtgtttgtggtTCAGTGGCATTTAaagccacttttttttctggacCCAAAGAGTGCATCTGTGCTTTTTTACCCTTTAGGTGGAAGTGGTGAGCGACCCGAAGGTTCTGGAGAAGGAGTATCCCTGTCTGGCTGCAGTCAACCGCTGTGCCAACAGtaggaaaacatattttgttttgatcatttATCAACACAGCCCTGGACACTGATTTTCGTGACTGTTCAATTTTTTGCATACTGATTCATAGTTTTGTCCTCATGCAGGTGTACCTCGTCACCAGGCCAGAGTTATCAAGCTGCAGTACTGCGGCAAGGGACCAATCAAAAAGACTCTGATGTTGGTGGGAAAGGTGAGAGGAGACGCTCTCCACACCTTCAGAGGAAAATTCTTCATATTAGTACTAGACATTAGACATTACCGGTAATTATTAATATTAGACATTTTACGGTATGTCACAAAGCTACTGTGCAAATTAGACTGcgaatgttgtgtgtgtgtgtgtgtgtgtgtgtgtgtgtgtgtgtgtgtgtgagccaggCATTGTAAGAGATGAGATGTTTCACTCGTTAAGAGAAAAGGctattgtatgtatgttttttggAGCTGATGATGCCGTTGTCATTCAGTAGCTTGAAAGACTGTGTCGGGACGTTGGTGGTTCACCTTCTTCATGTGAGGTGCAATAATGTGACTGCGGTTTAACCACCAAGTGTGACTGGATTTAGTATTCTCTCCCCCTCAGGCCTTTTGAAAATTTTAAGTTCCATTCAAGTGCCAAAGGCTTCCAAAGAAGCCAAATGTCAGCCTGCATTTTGGAGGAATTTTGTAAAATTATGCTTCAGGGGCTCTTAAATGTTTCAGCTGATGTGATTTCAACATGTGATGtaacaaacatgttgaaatcACATGTGTGGGAAGTTATAATAAAGCAGATGATTTGGTGAAGAAAACAGTCCTTAGCTACAACCCTCCTTTTTACTTATTCAGGTAGAAATTTAAGGAGCATCCACGTTTTGAGTTTAATTGGTGAGGCACTggtcaaaagtgtgtgtgtgtcagtgtgttgtacCTGGAAATGGCCTAACACATAATGAATGGAAGCTGCTTCTGATGTGGTGTTTTCTAGGGCATCACCTACGACACTGGTGGAGCAGACATTAAGGCTGGTGGTTTCATGGCTGGGATGCACAGGGACaagtgtggagctgctgctgtagctggCTTCTTCCAGGTGAataacacacactctcacacacacacacacagtgtgtcgTGTTAAAGATTTTGACTGAGACAATTTTATGTATTTGCTTTCAGTTTGCAGCACTGTCTCCTCTCTAATCCCACTGTTGCTCTCCAGATTTTAGCCAAGTTGAAACCAGATCATCTGAAGGTTGTCGGCTCCATGGCCATGGTGAGGAACAGCGTCGGCGCAGGTCAGTCTAAtccacgtttttttttttctatgcgTTCCTGCTTACATTTCATCTCAGGGGGTACCTGTGTTATAGCACCTCCCTTCacatgtgtgtacgtgcatgtgttttgtcagaCTGCTATGTGGCCGATGAGCTGGTGGTTTCCCGTGCGGGTCGCAGAGTCAGAGTGGGAAACACAGATGCTGAGGGACGTATGGTGATGGTCGACCTGCTGTGTGAGATGAAGGAGAAGGTCCCGTTATACTTCTTAACTAACTTGTACATGCTGAGTCTTTTCCTGCATGTTTATCCCCTGTCATACTGAtgatgtcctctgtgtgtgcagggagtACGTGAAATTTCTCCTGAACTGTTTACTATTGCTACTCTGACTGGTCATGCCATCAGAGCCATGGGACCCGACTACTCTGTGAGTACTgctgaaacacagacaataCACTTACTGAGAGatatcaaacattaaaaattcaaataaaccACTGCTATAGAAATGGTTGTTGGCGCTTAAGTTTAGTTCTGAATTTCTCTGCGTAGATCATCATGGATAATGGACCAGCCCATCGCAGCAATAATGCTGCTCAATGGCAGAAAGGTGAGAACATTCTTTGGATGATTTGACCATGAACAGCACTGTTATAAAATATTCAAGTTTCCAATTAACAGTGTTTTTACACAGCTTTCAATGGTATCTCACAACCTTCATTAAGTTGTAATCACATCTTCTGAgccatctccatgacaactgagcaaaccCATATACTTATTAATACTGTGAGATGCAGTTAAAGGCTCCAGGAAAAAAAGTTGGGGAAGGTTATTTTGGTATGAATAAAGTTACAAAGAGTTCAGCATAAATTTGAACTAACACATAATTCTAATTTAATCAAATAATAAACTGTTGATTGTCAGCAGATTCAAGACAGATTATCAGAGGAGCATCTGTATTCATGACAAAAATGGCTGATTATCAAACATTTATTAACTTTTTCTGAGATGCAAAGAGTTTcgtgcttttctctgtttgataTCATGAAGTGAAGTTATATTTCATAGTCAGTGCATATGACAATTAAAATTTGTCTTTCCACATTTCAATCCTGGTTACGCATACATACAGTCCCCCACACATGTGCATTTCATCAGAGACGTTAGCCAGTAAAAAATGACCACAGTGACACGACTCATCACTGTTTCATCATTGATATAACCCCACATTGATTAGTGGTTCAGTGCTGCAGAGAGCTTCATTTCCCCCATCGCTAACCAACGTATGTTTTTCGTGCTCTTTCATGCAGCTGGAGAGGTCCTGGGCGACGTGTTCGAGGTGTCCAGAATCAGGCGAGAGGACTACGAGTTCCACAAGGGCAAGTCTGAGTACGAGGATATTCTGCAGTGCAACAACCTGCCATCGTCGGCTACACCTCGAGGACATCAGACCCCTGCAGCTTTCCTCATCATGGCCTCGGGGCTCGACAAGGTGTTCAGACATCGTCACAATGAGTGATTGTTTTCctatgaatgtgaaaaaaatataataagGAAGAAGTGCAGTGGTTAACTTGTGCTGATATTTTCATTTCCGTCGCAGCATGGTGTGGACTCTGACACACCTCTGCCGTACTCTCACATTGACATCGCTGGGTCCAGTGGGCCTTTCCCTGGTGTCCCAACAGGAGCCCCCGTCCTCGCCATGGCCACCAACTACATCCTGCCTGACGGTCTCTGAACAGATCCCCCCAGGACAAAAAGACTGCGGTCTCAGCACTTAATTCCATCACAAATTCATGACCGTCCAAATATAAATGAAATCCctgcaacaacacacagcacaaaatatacatttttttcatgtctgacCGTTCTTAAAACCTCAGATTGGTGTTCTGTAAGAATATTCTTTGCTCTCTTTTATAAGATCTTGTGACATTCGTTTCTACCTGCTCCAAGTGTCAAATGACCTGAAACAACACATATATTGTATGTACTCAGGGCTTAAATGGCATTATAAACATACCATGCATTTATACTGTTcctatgtgtgtctgtatgtgtgtgacaaaaCGGGAATGTGGTGGTGTAATCAGTGACGCAATGTATGAATTGAAGCAAGCACTGctcaatcaataaaaataaaataaaatttaaaaggtCAGTATGTACTTGCACAGGTTTTGCGTATTGCACATGTTATCacaggacaaagaaaaggaaaaaatattgtACCTTGTGCACCTGCACATGTTCTTGTCTCACGAAGCAAACATAAAGGCACATGAAATGAATGCAGTCGATATATTGTCGCATATCTATCTATGTGCTCCATGCTTGTATGAAGCACATagatacatgcatgcatgtatccTCACATATGGGCTGCTTGCGCACGTGTGCACATGTTTACACAGCTGTTCAAGGGACAAACCTGTAGTAGTTGGAACTAAAAGTTGCCAATTTGTAAATGAATGgattttagcaaaaaaaaacaaatgtgaggTTTAACATCTAGTTTGTCCAATATACTCTATGATCCTCACAATGCgataaaaatgttatttgtcaTTAAATACCACATCCAGTGTTACAAATGAAAAAGCTGATGTTGCTCAATCACCGCTGACCGCCACCGTCTCGAATTCAAAATCCCCAAGAAAGGACATATACAAACAATAATCAGTGTACTAACACAGTGTcatattttattaacatttatttattatactttaCATTTCCAGTCTATTACATATTACTTCTTTgcgtgtgttttgtttttctggtagTTGTATAATTGTTGCGTGGCAATTTACAGTTGCCCTCTCCAACATGGCCGACAACGGTGGCCACTGGGAAGTAACCACAGGGATGTGGAAATGACGCAAATACGCCGAGTCATTAAAAGTGGACGTTCGCGCGCTAACATTTCAGACTTTACCTCTGCACAGAGAGTCGTGTCTGCGTGCTGCAGTCCTGCTAGCTAACAACACACAAAGCCTGAACTTTTAGAAGCGTCAATCCGACTCGGTGATATAGCAAACTGCAGCCTCCATTTTAACGGAGTACCGCTAAAGGCGACAGAACACTCTCTTCATTTTAATCTACGCAAACTCAAAACTCCACAGCAACCATGTTTGAGGCTCGCCTGGTCCAAGGATCCATCCTGAAGAAGGTGCTGGAGGCTCTGAAGGATCTGATCACAGAAGCCTGCTGGGATGTAAGCTCGTCTGGCATCTCCCTGCAGAGCATGGACTCCTCTCACGTCTCCCTGGTCCAGCTCACCCTGAGGCACGACGGCTTCGACTCTTACCGCTGCGACAGAAACCTCGCCATGGGAGTCAACCTCAGCAGGTGGAGTAAAACATCACATGCAGCTCTTTTAGCTACAGTACATAGATTTTATATGCTTTGATGTCGGTGTGTTGCGTGGTTATGTCGTGGTCT harbors:
- the fahd2a gene encoding fumarylacetoacetate hydrolase domain-containing protein 2A, which gives rise to MRISLHSICIFRSLFSQRQTVNPQRRALSGAAMRLVQFHRRGDSGGIRVGVEQGEGLGVVDLRAFDPAMPSTMRELLQLGEKGLECAQRALLSGQCVLERSDIQLLSPVLAPEKVVCVGMNYRDHCLEQNAPIPKEPIIFSKFPSAITGPYDDILLPSESQEVDWEVELAFVIGRRGKHIKEEDALSYVAGFTVANDVSARDWQMKRNGKQWLLGKTFDSFCPLGPALVTTDSLKDPHNLGVRCLVNGDTVQSSNTDQMIFKTEALVAWVSKFVTLTPGDVFLTGTPPGVGVFRKPPVFLKKGDVVECQIDQLGSIINKVV
- the zgc:152830 gene encoding putative aminopeptidase W07G4.4 — protein: MCTSVQPIEWTTNLQDQNFDGILLVTQSHDTLPAELESLKAPLQDYSSVDSGLGEEVVVLKVPGFPGNRLVFASTGPVNRDYDDVRRFSDAAVNGIKRALKAGMQRPLLVCPPHKDYKNSTMVAALGALQALYMPLEVRECNVKPADYKVCVLGLWAADEAEAQRLVKLANALESGRLACRDIGGSDPERMAAPRVADYVQELFKDSPVKVEVVSDPKVLEKEYPCLAAVNRCANSVPRHQARVIKLQYCGKGPIKKTLMLVGKGITYDTGGADIKAGGFMAGMHRDKCGAAAVAGFFQILAKLKPDHLKVVGSMAMVRNSVGADCYVADELVVSRAGRRVRVGNTDAEGRMVMVDLLCEMKEKGVREISPELFTIATLTGHAIRAMGPDYSIIMDNGPAHRSNNAAQWQKAGEVLGDVFEVSRIRREDYEFHKGKSEYEDILQCNNLPSSATPRGHQTPAAFLIMASGLDKHGVDSDTPLPYSHIDIAGSSGPFPGVPTGAPVLAMATNYILPDGL